A region from the Nesterenkonia lacusekhoensis genome encodes:
- a CDS encoding alcohol dehydrogenase catalytic domain-containing protein: MRATMMYTAGDVRVEDAPDAALQDPTDAVVRVVRTCICGSDLHPYHSKADSEPAFMGHEFLGTVEEVGSEVSELKKGDLVVAPFAYGCGSCVLCREGLPTSCPRGGFFTSAQSEAIRAPFADYNLTKLPHDVDEALLPSLLTLADVYGTGWHAAVKAGVNPSTSVTVIGDGAVGLLAVLSARQLGAEQIILMGRHQARTDLGREFGATDVVAERGQEGIERVRELTGGLGTHAVLEAVGHMPAYEQSVGVVRPGGVISRVGVPQYDQASVGFTSLFGPNVTLTGGPAPTSTYVEQLLPGVLDGSVEPGKVFDRSISLEETPEGYRAMDQRESLKVLVTP; the protein is encoded by the coding sequence ATGCGAGCCACCATGATGTACACCGCCGGCGATGTCCGGGTGGAAGACGCCCCCGACGCCGCCCTGCAGGATCCCACCGATGCCGTGGTGCGGGTGGTCCGCACCTGTATCTGCGGATCTGACCTGCACCCTTATCACTCCAAGGCTGATTCCGAACCGGCCTTCATGGGCCATGAGTTCCTCGGCACGGTGGAGGAGGTCGGCTCGGAGGTCTCTGAGCTGAAGAAGGGTGATCTGGTGGTCGCGCCCTTCGCCTACGGCTGCGGAAGCTGTGTGCTCTGCCGCGAGGGCCTGCCCACCTCCTGCCCCCGGGGCGGCTTCTTCACCTCGGCGCAGTCGGAGGCCATCCGCGCACCGTTCGCCGACTACAACCTCACCAAGCTGCCTCACGACGTCGACGAGGCGCTGCTCCCTTCGCTTCTGACCCTGGCCGATGTCTACGGCACCGGCTGGCACGCTGCGGTCAAGGCAGGCGTCAACCCCTCGACCAGCGTCACGGTGATCGGCGACGGCGCCGTGGGACTGCTGGCCGTGCTCTCGGCACGGCAGCTGGGAGCCGAGCAGATCATCCTGATGGGCCGTCACCAGGCCCGGACGGATCTGGGCCGCGAGTTCGGCGCCACCGACGTCGTCGCCGAGCGCGGTCAGGAGGGCATCGAGAGAGTCCGCGAACTGACCGGCGGTCTGGGCACCCACGCGGTGCTGGAGGCAGTGGGTCATATGCCCGCCTATGAGCAGTCCGTCGGCGTGGTGCGTCCCGGCGGCGTGATCAGCCGCGTGGGCGTGCCGCAGTACGACCAGGCCTCGGTGGGCTTCACCAGCCTGTTCGGCCCCAACGTCACCCTGACCGGAGGCCCGGCGCCCACCAGCACCTACGTGGAACAGCTGCTGCCCGGCGTGCTGGACGGCAGTGTGGAGCCCGGCAAGGTCTTCGACCGCAGCATCAGCTTGGAGGAGACTCCGGAAGGCTACCGGGCGATGGATCAGCGCGAATCTCTGAAGGTGCTGGTCACCCCATGA
- a CDS encoding SDR family NAD(P)-dependent oxidoreductase: MTTIAIIGAGRNLGEALARRFGREGFSLALISRNQERLDALAADLAAEEGLCRQCA, from the coding sequence ATGACCACGATCGCAATCATCGGAGCCGGCCGTAACCTCGGTGAAGCACTGGCGCGTCGTTTCGGCCGCGAAGGGTTCAGCCTGGCGCTGATCTCCCGGAATCAGGAGCGTCTGGATGCCCTGGCCGCTGACCTGGCGGCGGAGGAAGGGCTATGCCGCCAATGTGCGTGA
- a CDS encoding YrhK family protein: MSSKDLSIHIGHEELVIRGRYETVSIINDLLIAVWFIVGSVLFFSTSTTTAGTWLFLIGSVQLLIRPVIRLARRIHITRIGQTAGETARDF; the protein is encoded by the coding sequence ATGAGTTCAAAAGACCTCAGCATCCACATCGGACATGAAGAGCTCGTGATCCGAGGTCGGTACGAGACTGTCAGCATCATCAATGACCTTCTCATCGCTGTGTGGTTCATCGTGGGCAGCGTCCTCTTCTTCAGCACCAGCACCACCACGGCCGGCACCTGGCTCTTCCTGATCGGAAGTGTCCAGCTGCTCATCCGGCCGGTCATCCGACTGGCTCGGCGTATACACATCACCCGTATCGGGCAGACCGCCGGCGAAACCGCACGGGACTTCTGA
- a CDS encoding ASCH domain-containing protein translates to MSDEIDSLPPLILGDAELQDQLVAAVLSGAKTATSSLHRSYVADDQPLPQPGRQRLLARDGSVAGVVEITDVQIMPISEITDEIAHAEGEGFVDVAAWRRAHEQFWGQVGESAGGSLPEDELIVVERLRLLPPAQTA, encoded by the coding sequence ATGTCAGACGAGATCGATTCCCTGCCTCCGCTGATCCTCGGGGATGCCGAACTGCAGGACCAGCTGGTGGCCGCTGTGCTCTCCGGGGCGAAGACAGCGACCTCCAGTCTGCACCGCAGCTATGTGGCCGACGACCAGCCGCTCCCTCAGCCGGGTCGACAGCGGCTGCTGGCCCGGGATGGTTCTGTGGCCGGAGTCGTGGAGATCACCGACGTCCAGATCATGCCGATCAGCGAGATCACCGATGAGATCGCCCATGCCGAAGGCGAAGGATTCGTCGACGTCGCCGCCTGGCGCCGCGCCCATGAACAGTTCTGGGGACAGGTCGGCGAGAGCGCCGGAGGCTCGCTTCCCGAGGACGAGCTGATCGTCGTCGAGCGCCTCCGGCTGCTCCCGCCGGCACAGACCGCCTGA
- a CDS encoding SDR family NAD(P)-dependent oxidoreductase yields MPWPLTWRRRKGYAANVREPESLIAALDRAGQELGHIEVLSYNPLPQKEFLRPLLESTVTDIKAAVEFSVYGPVAAVHQVLQGMRFLKRGSVLFVNGGSAVQPVQHFAGTSIGFAGETAYAEMLDQAMKDEPIYVGQLIIPGAIIPGDEQKDPEVLAEKLWQMHAQRSEFRVYATELEQQPY; encoded by the coding sequence ATGCCCTGGCCGCTGACCTGGCGGCGGAGGAAGGGCTATGCCGCCAATGTGCGTGAGCCGGAGAGCCTGATCGCCGCATTGGACAGGGCCGGCCAGGAGCTGGGTCATATCGAGGTGCTCAGCTATAACCCGCTGCCGCAGAAGGAATTTCTGCGTCCCCTGTTGGAATCCACAGTGACCGATATCAAGGCCGCTGTGGAGTTCTCCGTCTATGGGCCGGTGGCCGCAGTGCATCAGGTGCTGCAGGGCATGCGGTTCCTGAAACGCGGCTCGGTGCTCTTCGTCAACGGCGGCTCTGCCGTCCAGCCGGTCCAGCACTTCGCCGGGACCTCCATCGGCTTCGCAGGGGAGACCGCCTATGCGGAGATGCTCGACCAGGCGATGAAGGATGAACCGATCTATGTGGGTCAGCTCATCATCCCGGGTGCGATCATCCCTGGTGACGAGCAGAAGGACCCGGAGGTCCTCGCCGAGAAGCTGTGGCAGATGCACGCGCAGCGTTCTGAGTTCCGCGTCTATGCCACCGAGCTGGAGCAGCAGCCCTACTGA